One Pyrus communis chromosome 4, drPyrComm1.1, whole genome shotgun sequence genomic region harbors:
- the LOC137730931 gene encoding serine/threonine-protein kinase PBS1-like, with product MGCFPCFDSKEEEKLNNPAAEIDDRKQVQPTVSNNISRLPSGVDRLRSRSNGGSRGELPKLPESKDVVPGGQIAAQTFTFRELATATKNFRPESFIGEGGFGRVYKGRLESTGQVVAVKQLDRNGLQGNREFLVEVLMLSLLHHPNLVNLIGYCADGDQRLLVYEFMPLGSLEDHLHDLPPDKEPLDWNTRMKIASGAAKGLEYLHDKANPPVIYRDFKSSNILLEEEFHPKLSDFGLAKLGPTGDKSHVSTRVMGTYGYCAPEYAMTGQLTVKSDVYSFGVVFLELITGRKAIDSDRPHGEQNLITWARPLFNDRRKFSKLADPRLQGRYPMRGLYQAVAVASMCIHEQAATRPLIGDVVTALSYLANHSYDPNSASGNGHRGSGEKNEKRHRDGGRILKNEEGGGSGRSWGLDGSEKDDSPKETARMLDRERAVAEAKMWGENWREKRRQSAQGSFDGTN from the exons ATGGGTTGTTTTCCTTGTTTCGATtcgaaggaggaggagaagctgaACAATCCAGCGGCAGAAATTGATGACAGAAAGCAGGTTCAACCAACGGTCTCTAATAACATTTCAAGATTGCCTTCTG GAGTAGACAGACTGAGATCAAGAAGCAATGGAGGGTCCAGGGGGGAGCTGCCCAAATTGCCTGAGTCCAAAGATGTTGTACCGGGGGGGCAAATTGCTGCTCAAACTTTCACTTTCCGTGAACTCGCGACTGCAACAAAGAACTTCAGGCCAGAGTCTTTTATAGGGGAAGGGGGATTTGGGCGTGTATACAAGGGGCGACTCGAAAGCACTGGTCAG GTGGTTGCTGTTAAACAATTGGATAGGAATGGACTTCAGGGCAACAGAGAATTTCTTGTTGAGGTTCTCATGCTCAGTCTTCTGCATCACCCTAATCTAGTGAATCTTATTGGGTACTGTGCTGATGGAGACCAGCGGCTTCTTGTTTATGAATTTATGCCCTTAGGATCATTGGAAGATCACCTTCACG ATCTTCCACCTGATAAGGAACCATTGGATTGGAACACACGAATGAAAATAGCTTCCGGTGCAGCCAAAGGATTGGAATACCTGCACGACAAGGCAAACCCTCCGGTTATTTACAGGGACTTCAAATCATCCAACATATTGCTGGAAGAAGAATTTCACCCTAAGCTTTCAGATTTTGGGCTTGCAAAGCTTGGTCCCACCGGAGACAAGTCCCATGTGTCCACAAGAGTTATGGGCACTTACGGTTATTGTGCTCCTGAATATGCAATGACTGGTCAATTGACGGTAAAGTCAGACGTATACAGTTTTGGGGTAGTGTTTCTGGAGCTGATTACTGGACGTAAGGCCATAGATAGCGACCGGCCCCATGGAGAACAGAACCTTATAACTTGG GCACGTCCATTGTTCAATGATCGAAGGAAGTTCTCGAAATTGGCAGACCCAAGACTGCAGGGTCGGTATCCAATGCGGGGTCTCTACCAAGCTGTAGCCGTGGCATCCATGTGCATCCACGAACAGGCTGCCACACGACCTCTCATTGGGGATGTGGTTACTGCTCTGTCGTACCTAGCCAACCACTCTTATGACCCTAACTCAGCTTCAGGTAATGGCCACAGAGGTTCGggagaaaaaaatgagaaaaggcACAGGGATGGTGGAAGGATATTGAAGAATGAGGAAGGTGGAGGATCCGGACGGAGCTGGGGGTTAGATGGTTCCGAGAAGGACGATTCCCCAAAGGAAACTGCAAGGATGTTGGATAGGGAACGAGCGGTTGCTGAGGCCAAGATGTGGGGAGAGAATTGGCGAGAGAAAAGACGACAGAGTGCACAAGGCAGTTTTGATGGCACCAACTAG